AAAGGACGCCGCCGGAAATCGTGCGGCTCGTGCGCCACCAGTCGAGTGGCTTGGAGCGCTTGCCCATGCGGCAGTCGATCTTGTAAACATCGCCCAGCGCGCCGTCGGCCATCAGCTTGAGCGCGGTTAGCGGGATGCCGTCCCAGTGGCGGTTGTGGTAAGTGGAAAGCATAACGCCGGACTCTTGCGCGGCGGCGATCATCTGATCACATTCGGCGGTGGTGATCGCCAGCGGCTTTTCGCAGACTACGTGCCGACCTGCGCGCAGTGCCTTCAGGGCGAGCTCGGCGTGGGTGTTGTGCGGCGTGATGAGCACGATCAGGTCGACGTCCGATTGGTCGAGCATTTCATCGATCGAGGCAAACGTTCCGATGCCGGGAAAATCCTCGGTGGCGACTTTAAGGCGCTCGGGGTCCATCTCGGCAACGGCAACGGGGACCATGCCTTGGGCTTGAAGCTCGTTCAGGTGCTTCTTGCCCATGTTAAAGGCACCGCCGTAGCCGACGACACCTACCTTGATATCACTGGTAGAGGGGTATTTTTTCATGGCTTATTCGAAGAGGTCTTTCTGTTCATCCGTTGGCCCGGGTTCAACCACTTTCTTCTCCGGGGGGTGGAGATGTTGCGGTGGCTTTTTGACCCGGAGGGCCAGGGCGGCTTCGCCTTCTTCCACGAGGCGATCGCAGATGCGGCGCACCTGCATCTTGATCCAGCGGTGGGTCTGCGAGGTGGGCGTATAGTCCGCCGGGCCATAGCTGTCCACGCGGCCGTCCTGCAGGAGCTGGTCGTTCTGCAAAAATTCGTTTTCGCGCTCGGGATCGTAAACGGCAAAGGTCTTGCCGCCGCTGCGACGAACCACGGAAAACACCGGCACATCGCTGGGGCCGTCGGCCATGTAGAGCATGTTTTCCATCGGGATGCGCCGGTCTTCGGGCATCATCTTGGCGTTCACGGAAATGTCCGGATTCTTGTTCGAGCCCTTGTTGATCTCGAAAATATAGCGCGTTTTGATGGTGTTATCGACCATGACTCCGATCTGGCTGATCTCGAAATCCATCGGGATGCTGAGCTCGTCCTGCTTGAGGTAGTAGGGCGGCAGGGGCGCTTCGATGAACTCACAGCCGAAGACGCCGTCCACCTCGGGCGCAATTTTGCTGCCGCGAATCATCTCGGCCAGGCCGGTGCTGATGATGTAGTGCTCCAGTTGGATGTCGTGCTTGCGATAGGCGGGAGTGGACTGCGTTAGCGCACGTAGCTCTTGGAAAAAATCGGGCAGTCCCGGGTAAAACGGCAGCTCGGCACCGAGCTCGCGCAGGATGCTGTTGCGCAGGCCTTTGAGCGGGCCGTTCTTGATGTAGGTGAGCAGGTGGTTCAGGTAAACGGTGTCCGGCGAAACGTGCACGCCGCGCTCGCCATAAATTTTTGGCAATTCGTTTACTTCCTTCCAGAACTGTTTTCCGTCCACCTGATAGCGGCGAAAGAGCGGCTCCTGCATGTAGCCGGGGATGAGCGTTTTATCGAAATCCCAGACACATGCTACGATGCGGCGGCGGTTCAGGCTATGACTTCCAGACATGGTTGAGCGGATTTTGCCGCTAAATGCTAGCCCAGGGCGAGACTCAAAACGCAAATCATGCAGGATAATCTACGGTTGAAAAAATTCGGCTGCCGGTATTGGATGATTGTCCTCATGGATCCTCGATTTCCCAATGGTCCCCCGCCACCTCCTCCAGGTGGAGGCCCGCCGCCGCCATACCGGCCCGGCATGCGCCCTCCGCCGGGGCCGCCCATGGGGCGATATCCGCCGCCTCCGCAGCGTCCATTGCGTCGCAAGCCCGGTGAAGCAGACCCTGATGGGGAGTCGCGCAAAGGCCGTTGCCTGATTCGCGAAGAAAAGAAAGTGCCTGAGCAAAAGCCGGTGCTGGCCCCTGAGCCGGAGAAGCCCGCCGCGCGCAATACCAAGTCGACCGACTACCAACTGCTCAACGGCATCCGGGTGAACAAGGGGTTCTTTTGGCTGAGCGCATTGGTGATGTTCCTGATCGTTTTGGCGACCATCAGTGTGCCGATGTATTACGTGATCTCGAATCGGATCAACCAGCCCGAGGAAACGGCGGACGATCGGACTGCCGCTGCGGCGAGGGAAACCAAGTCGGAGGATCCGGGATTTGACGCCGCTCCGCTGCGGGACTCTTTTCAGGAAATCAAAAGCGCGGCGCTCAAGCGCATCGACGACCCCGCCACCATGGTCGAGGAAATCATGGCCTACAACGCGCAGGCCACTGGTTACGAGTTGGCGCGCACATTCTCACTGGAAGGTCGCGTAAAGACCGCCACCCGCGAGTATGAGATGAATCTTTTCATCAAGGCCCCCAACCAGGTGCGGCAGGTGCTTACGATGGACGAAATGAAAGTGACGTCGATTTACAACGGCGTTGCCGGCGAACTCATGGCGAATGACTTTGCTAAAGACCGCTCCATGGACCGCGCGATGACCCGTGCTCAAAGCGTATCGCTGCTCATGTCGGCAATGCCCAGCATGCCGTTGTGGCAATTTAATGTGGACCCGAGCTTTATCGAGTATGCCGGACAGCGATCGCACGATGGCGTGATGTGCCACGTGCTGCGCAACACGGCTCTTCCGCCATATGTCATCGAGCATTTTCTGGATACGGAAACCTTTGTGGAGCATTACCGCACCCTGGACGGCCTGGATGAAAACGATCAGCGCTTCACGGTGGAGGTCAGCCTAAAGGATTATCAGCAAGATGGCGAGTTCATGGTGCCGACGTTGATCGAGGTTCGCGAAAAGTCCGCGATAGAAGTGACCAGCTCGTTCCAGGTCGAGAAAACCCGCTTCAATCAGGGGCTGCTCCCGAGCTTGTTCAGCTTGGACAATTCGTAGACGCTCCCTACTCCGCTGCTTGCATTTCGCGGTAG
The genomic region above belongs to Cerasicoccus sp. TK19100 and contains:
- a CDS encoding Gfo/Idh/MocA family protein, with the translated sequence MKKYPSTSDIKVGVVGYGGAFNMGKKHLNELQAQGMVPVAVAEMDPERLKVATEDFPGIGTFASIDEMLDQSDVDLIVLITPHNTHAELALKALRAGRHVVCEKPLAITTAECDQMIAAAQESGVMLSTYHNRHWDGIPLTALKLMADGALGDVYKIDCRMGKRSKPLDWWRTSRTISGGVLYDWGVHLLEYSLQIIDSEITEVSGYAFEGYWGNQTRWGDDANEDEASAVIRFANGARVTLTITHLDSDTPPGMMRVTGTKGSVTFMDPHGQYRLAQQEGDTRKVTEGKQEETKQELYYQNVAEYLTDQAKLIITPEWSRRPIHILDLAARSAKLGKALPAEYQ
- a CDS encoding HAD family hydrolase, coding for MSGSHSLNRRRIVACVWDFDKTLIPGYMQEPLFRRYQVDGKQFWKEVNELPKIYGERGVHVSPDTVYLNHLLTYIKNGPLKGLRNSILRELGAELPFYPGLPDFFQELRALTQSTPAYRKHDIQLEHYIISTGLAEMIRGSKIAPEVDGVFGCEFIEAPLPPYYLKQDELSIPMDFEISQIGVMVDNTIKTRYIFEINKGSNKNPDISVNAKMMPEDRRIPMENMLYMADGPSDVPVFSVVRRSGGKTFAVYDPERENEFLQNDQLLQDGRVDSYGPADYTPTSQTHRWIKMQVRRICDRLVEEGEAALALRVKKPPQHLHPPEKKVVEPGPTDEQKDLFE